The Salvelinus alpinus chromosome 10, SLU_Salpinus.1, whole genome shotgun sequence genome includes the window ATTTTTTTAATCCTACGAAACAAAGGCAGCATTAAGGAAATGGAAAATGAAATATTCCCTAAATCATGGTGACATTTACTGGATTTTTCCGTCAGACCAAGCACAGCAATGTTCTAAGAGGAGAATTGTCTGGGGACACTATGGTTCGGCCAAGCTCAATATCGGGAGGAGGAAAAAGACGGAGGCCTGTAACCCGCTGTTCCTCCCTGCCAGATTTCATTTGGCCCGGGGTGATCAAGTGAACAGTATTGCCACAGAGGAGCAGCAATAACGCTAGGCCAAAATATCCTCTGCATGGAGAATAATGAATCAGCTCGCAGCCTGGGAGGCTGGACTAGGTTTACATGCCGATAGACACAGCTCTGATGACCTGCAGTGAATCTCTCACACCATCCATGAGAGCCCTACCTTAAAACATACTCAAACCCCTGAATATAGCTTAAATGCAATTCTTCGATAAATACTGAAAAAGTAATGTCACAGGAAACACTTTTTACAAAACCTATCATTTGCCACAAACAAACTAAATATTTAGGTTACAACATGAGTACTACACTACTAAATACCAAACCAAGTACTGTTGCTGTACAAGTACTGACTCAAATCGCTTTACATTGCACAGAGTAAAGTCACCTGATCCACCACCAATAGTATACAGCCTGAGTCTCCAGTTTACTCCTTATTTTGTCTAATGGAATACAGATTTGAAATATAGGGTAGAGTGACCTCCCTGCTGAGGGTGGGTGCGTCACCCAGGCATATGCCGCTGCCATAGGGAGAGAGCTGGCCTGGCGCCATCTATCTGCCTACATGATGGAGCTAGTGGTGGGCTACTGAAAAAAAATGTGATAACACAGTCTGACTTGTGTAGCAAATCCCAGCTGGGATTTCGTGATATCTGAATGTACAGTAGCTAGGTTCGATGTCATACACCCGTGTTTCACAAATTCTCCCTGTTCTCAGTGTCGTTCACCACTCAGCCATGTCTGATAGGACAGGGTTATTCCTTCTTCTGTGTTGGAAGTTGCAGGAGCACTTTGGGAAGATGGTATGAAAGCAGTTATTTTCCAGAACTGGTTGGCGACTTGCCACACAGTTTAAACAAAGTTGAAGGCCTTTTGGTACAGTACATATCACTTCTGGGACATTTGTTGTATTTCATTTCAGTGACCCAAAGCGTTGAAAAACCAACAGTGCCAAAACCAATATATGCAGACTGTGAGGTAACTAGACCTGACACATTGGTCTTCTCTGCACAGGAACGCAATGCAGGCAAACCACCATGCACTTAATTCCTACTCGGCTAACAGTTGCCATCGTTTACAGGTAAGGCAATGTGGAAAATCGTTTTACTCTCACAGGTCTAATTTCATCCAATTGTTTGACAATTGTTGTTCATCGACCAAAAACCTGCATTTGCAGCAATGTAACTGTCCTCCAGTCATAACAGTGCTCAGTAAAGGTAAGACCGCAGGGGGAGCAATAGAGGAACATTTATCAGTGTCATACACCGCACAGAGCATTCAGCGCCACACAGTTGTCAGCATAATTTGGTGCGCCTCTGCCTCATAATCACAAACTGCAGTCTGGGGGTTTATTTCTGCTGTATTTCCACATTCAATTGTAATATTCACTTGCTACAGTGTCCTTCAGTGTCTTTTTGATTAATTACATGGGGGAATTGCTTTAAAGTGGAACAAACTGACAAGCGGACAGCAGACTGAAGGCAGACAGACAAGAAACATGCAGAtggacaagcagacagacagactgacatacaggcagaataaaatacagaaaaaaagATACAAATAGTTAGATGGATTGGCTGATGATTTACCCTACTGAAGGAAAAATAAATTATATGAAAAACCAAAGCAGAATCTCTGGCGCCGTTATCTCACCTGAACTGTGTTTGACTGTCTTGGCTGATGAAGTCTGAGAGCTGGAGGTAGAGCGGACCCTCTGGTCGGCACTCATGCCGTCTTGTGCTGCTGTGGAGCCTGTCTTGCGGGGCTTCTTATCTGCTGTCAGGTGGGACAGGGGGGACGTCTTCTTGACCGGTCTGATGCGGGGCCGGGTGCTGTTCACCTTCAGGTAGGCCTGGACCTtgtactccagcagctctccataGTTGGCGTTGGTGACTCTGCACTCATACAGGCCCTCGTCACTCTTCCCCACCCGGGAGATCTGCAGTTTGTGGGAGATGTCGTTTCCCTGTACCTTCACCGTCTGTAGGGAGATAAAGAGATGTTCAATGAACGATGCAGGAGCAACTACATCCCATCCACATGACTGGTGGTTCAGTACAAACAACCATGTATTGACACAACATTAGAAACATCAAACTAATTTTTTGGGTCACATACACCtgttcagcagatgttaatgcaggtgtagcgaaatagTTGTAATGGTGATGGTTTTATGTGTCCATACttatggtgtccatattaggaaatGTGATGTTGCCCTAGTATGGACACTGTAAAAACTCTGTACATACAATAACTTACACTTATTTTAGTCCCTTCATCGTCTGGATCAGGCTCTGGTATCATTTCCATCTAAGAAAACGGAGAAAATAAAAATACACTTAAAAAAGCTGAAGATACATTTGAAAAGGAGACATCAATGCATTACGAgactctaacatgctgaccacactgctcGCGTTGTGTGCACGAGGGTGgcaaaataaatacatacatgttattcaatcattgcacccacactgcttgcgcacGCCAATGAGCGTCTGTgaagccaggcgctaaaatagaacttgattctatttgtgacgcttgatgcgctgcaagtcccggaagatatacccacgtgccatctcctcattggtttttaggagcatatacccatgtgggtgattggAAGATGGACTGAGATCCACACTCCAGTCggtagtggtaatgcaccttaaagttggttgccaaccgccatataaagtccaaagaagatgaatcctgaaggaggagagattactagaaacaaactcggtTTACCATTTTatttgtggattaattgtcggagtagatgaccttgtgcatttcaggtaaaataacaatccAATGTTTatttcccaggacaaattagctagcaacagcaagctagctagctaaattgccataaatgtttaatgcttttcgacgtgtccccaaattaatatagttggttcaaagtttgttttgatatttcaacctgcgtgtcctgatcgtgtctggtgttggtggacaaaatcaacatgcgcgcgaTGGCGCATGTGGATGCACACGCACcagcggtctggtcagcatgtaagagtGTGGCACTCTAAAAAAATTATAGAATAGTTATATTTTTATACCAGTCTAGTCTTCACAGTCACTGAAGCAAAAATAGTCAAAAAGCCTCTGGCATTCCTCAAAAGTACATTTCAGGTGTAAATGCAGCATCATTCATCGATGGCTATAAATGATTGATAGCTACATCAATAAACAGTTTATCCCAGATGGAAGGAGCAAAAACATTCCAATTGAACGATCGACTAAAATGAAAGAAAATGAAATCCCATATTCTTCCCCATTCTGTACATTTAGAATGAATGAAAAGCTTTGTGAAAAGAATCAATAAAATAAAGTGATATTCAGTGAAAGGAAGCAGTTCGAAAACAGAATGATTATACTCTTTGACAAATTGACAATTGACACATTTTTCCTCATAAATGGCACTGAACAAGCAATAATTATAAATCATCATCATCTTTAAAAATGTTCTCTCTATAGTCTTATGAAACATAATTAACTGTCTGGAGGCTTTACCCAAAACAAACGTTCAAATAAGAAACTCTCAAAGAAGTTAAAACACAAAGCCATCAAAAAGTGACCCAGCTTTAGGTTGAGCAGCAGGTAGTCTAGAGGTTAAGagtgctgggccagtaaccgaaaggttgctggtttgaatccccaagctgactagaTTCAAAATCTGTTggtgttcccttgagcaaggcacttgaccacaatttctctggataagagtgtctgctaaaaatGTAAAACGTGCCCATGTTCTTGCTCTGGTGGCAGTATTCTGGCACTATAGCAAACACTCAGCCCAAAGCCTATATCATGGAATAGGCATTGAATTTCAAATGGACTTATTCCTTGGAAAGTCTGTTAACAGCAGAGCCTCTTTTAAACCAGTCCATGAAAGAAACAGCTACAGAGGGGATAAAAGCTGTCGGCTCCACAGGAGACTTAAAATAAGGCTTGAAAAGTACAGGAGCTACTTAAGAAAACCGGAACGAGAGTGTTTTGTGTCAAGTACATCATTACTTCAGAGAAGCCAATACTtacaatataatacatttttccAATTCGGATCAATGCTAATAACAGACAGATTGACTGTTTGTTCTTTTTCTGCCGTCATCAATCTTCACAGATGTCAGACACAAAAGTTAACATTTCACCCTCACCATCTCAGACAGACCATTCTCTTTTGAATTGCCAAGACAAAGTTGAATGTGGTGCAGTGGCCATTTTGCCACTCTTTTTTAGATGTAATTCTAATCAGTCATTTTGACTAAAAATATCATTAagtcacatttttgtcatttgaataatgATTTAGTCTAGTTATTGTCAAAATGATGAGAACAGTGGGCCATTTTAGTCAACTAAATGCTTCCACATTTATTCACATCACATTTGTATTGCCTCATTAACCTACTAGTAAACATAAATCACTGACTTCCATGTGCACAAACATACATAGCCTTGCCCTACCAACATATTTTTCTGCATAACATCCTATTCTCTTCCCAACAGTAAAAGTATGACAAACctatataagaatatataaaaATTATCTGGCCATGTAAATTCTGAATTCAGCCTACATAGATACTGCATATTACATACAAAACAAACAGACTCACAcaagtgcagagagagagagagagagagagagagaagcacaatCACAATTGTTATCACCGTTCCACAGACACCCCGGCCACATTTATGTCCAAAAGTAGAACGGGGCTGATGACTGTTTTGCCCAGTGATGTAGTCGAGTCACTAAACCTTGAGTCCAAATCGAGTCCAAAGTCCTCCATGCTTCAATCCGAGTCCAAGTCCGAGTTACCAATGGTTGAGTCACGAGTCCCTATGGTTGAAGTCCGAGTCCCCGTGCTCAAGTCCTGGTCCAAGTGCTCAAGTCTAAGTCACTAGGGTCCACATTAACTCAATATAAAGTTACCCAGTCGGATATAGTGTAGTGGCAAGAGGGATTTAGTCAATAAACATTTTTCTATCCATagactactggtaatgttaccaggGCAACGTTCAGTTGCAAAACGCTTCTGATAGAAAGTCCATGAATAGAACCTACGTTATTTTTTATTCTATTTGccagagaggcatgtttgttctacatctatctgaacgttccaaaatGTTGTGTCCCGCTGTACGTGCCCCAGGTTGTTAGCTATAACcagctaatgaggtaacatgactgaacaaggtgtaGCCTAAAGACAGAGGCGTcttgcccatagggggcacagggGCATGTTCCCCATCAGATTTGTCCTGTTAAAAATAATAAAgttgaagttggctttagctagtccagataggttcccaatttCCCAATGTCATacctagctaccaagaagccatttcaggctatcaatcaagagtagctagcttgtctaactatcttagctggcatgcctgctggcaaggttgttAGTTTCAAGTTTGAATGTACAGTGAATTGCCTTTCTTGCAAAATAAAAactcaacaatgcaataatcaataacattgTAATACTAGAAGaaacacacaagaaataagaagaaatatgaagaacacaataagtaagtaagcatactactgtatatacagggtcagtttcaataccatatttacagtgtgcagggatactggagtgatggaggtaggtactgtatgtataggggtaaggtgactaggcaataggatataagataaacagagtaggataaagactttagaaaagcaagcaatttagaaaagcaagcaattactaaatgtatcaaataagactcacattcctttcaatagtTTACTTAGATTTGAGCAAAGATGCTGAGAAGCATATTTCGTTTCTTTAGAAAAATAACCACCAGTCAGGATACAGGCAGTTCAAGATGTATGCTTAGATATGTGGGAAAAGTAACatattttttacatagaattaagcataagGATTATATCTTTAGATTGCAGAAAAATCTGTTTCAAGTGTTTGATATGGTTAACACTCCGGTCCGCAAGTAGCATACTTTTAGAACAGCCCGCGATATGCTCAATGAATGTAAAATGCGGCCCGCCAATGCAcgatagaaagaaaaaaaacatagagaaaaaaacatatattttgaacGGTAATGGCTAGAATCAAGCTGTGGGAGTCTTGGCAAGTACATTCGCGAGACTACAAATTACAAAACGTTTCTATACTCAAGGGAGCGAAAAACATAGCTAGATTGTTGTATTACTGTTAAACTTAATTCTGCTATTGTTTTTAATTTCTTAAAACAGCTTGTGTTTCTTAACCAGGAAAACGGTATCTAACTAGAAGGCTGGTGCTGACTGGTTAGCTACGGGGCAGCAAGAGAGTCCCCTGTGCAATGTGTATGATCAGAGGCGGAGCCAGAGTGGAGCCTGTCTGCACACACTCATCGCTTGCTCCCCCGCAGCTCATGAGCTGATGTAGGATAGGCTGTGTGCGCCGATTGTGGCACATCCTTCCCACTCCTACACAGAACATCTGTGCTGCTAATATTAATTGTGCTCATCACTGAAAAGCTCTCAATCTTTCCAAAAACTCTTGTCCAGTCCACTTAGTAGTCTGATTTTAGTCACAGAGACAATTTCGTCTCGACTTGTTTTAGTGAACTGAAAAATAATTTAAGTTTAGTTATAGTTTTTTTTCTGGGTCTATTTAGTCAGTTATAGTCTCGTGAGAATTGTGTCACTGAAAAATAGGTGCTTGGTGAATATTTTTGCCACTATTTTTGGTGATGAAATTAATACTGTGGTGATGTGAAGGCAATTGGTGGGGCTCCTGCATGGATTTCACCAAAGTCATCTATCTCAATCTTTTTCTTTACAAACTGCGCCCTGATTAAACAATATATGTCACCTGGGCTAGATCATCTTCTTAAAAGAAAGACATCCATTCACATCTGCCTACATGGTTTCCCTCTGTATTCAGACATCATGTATTTCTTAAAGTGGACATAGAATGTTAAATACTCTTGACATTCATCTACCCTTCAATAACCAAAGAATAGATCCAGCAGAAAGAGATTGGAGTATGCCTAGCCTGTCTCTCCAGTTCAGTTCTGGATCACAGGTTTATGGGGTGCTTTATCCCAATTGGGTCTGGTGAATTTACAGTGGCTTTGCGAAccataaaaatgctgggcattTAACTGTCGAACTCCATTAGTCATTTAGCCTTGTACAAACAAATGCAATTTACTTAATTGTGAAATAATGAATTTCAGATATTATTTCAGAATCCAGACATTTATCATGAAGTGTAATAGACATTTATAGGCCACTTGCAGACTGCCGTTGTGTGTCATCAGACACTTAACTGTCACGGAAATGTGCTGATTTCATAATGAGAGAAATCTATACAAATGTACACAAGCGTAAGCCTATCTGTAGCTTGAGAGGAACTGAACAGCTTGGTTTTTCAAATGGGAAATAGACTTGTAGTCTTAGAATGCCCATTTTCATCAATAATGATACCCCTTCGCCTGCGAATGTGTTCTGTTTAATTTACAAGCGTTCTTTAGATTGACTGAATGTCTTTTGACATTGATGCAAAAGTTTAAAGTGACAATAAGAAACAAAAGAGCCATTGCTTTCTCATTTATATTTCATTTTCGACGCCTGGCTGCCTTCTGAGCTCGACACACTCTCAGCAGTTTGGAGTATCTCAATTTCAATCTCTTGTCTCTTTATTACAAAAACCCTCCACTGTGACACACTGCTATTTCTCATGCAAACTGAAATTGACTTCTTGTAAAATGAGTCCCACAATTACTGTGTAAAAAGAAAGGGGCCGCCCAGGTCCCTGCAACCAAATGGTATTATCTACGTTGAAATTCTGTATAGACCTACTGCACTTCCACTCATCATTACGATTGTCTGGCTTATTTCATTATTTCTGTTATGATCCTCATGTTATTATCTATAGGCCTTTGTGTTACATTTAATCAGAGGCAGCCTTGATTTAAAAACAAATCAGGTCATAAGATCAGCAGCAACAACGTGTTGAAACATGTCTCTATGTCCTTTATGCTTTTAAATGGCTGATGTACATTAGGTATGTTGTCCTTTCGTATATAATGTTTTCATGTTTTTATGTTCACCTGCACGGGGACTACAGATGTTGCACGGGGACTACAGACTACTGTTGCAACGCACCACTTCtcacttttgatatattttggtTGTACATTGTACTacacatataaataaataaacaactaGACTCGCCCTCTCATCCTTCTGGCCTAAGCCCCTTGAGCTCAACAAGCTATTCCCTCCTCACTGTCGGAGGAATTGAGGAGCAATACGATACGATAGCGTTACTAGAGCCTGCCCAAGCCAACAACCAAATGAAAGACGATCAACTTGGATGTAGATTCACTTTCGGTAACACTTGAGTCTCTAATTGGTGGAACTGCCACGTCAGTTttggatattacaacaacaaactaGTTACTACAAACAACTAACACTGTTCTTTTCCCCTTGCACTCGAGATAGAATAGCAGAATGTGTACTGCGTTTTCTTTTACTACACTTAAGCCCCATTCACATTACATCTAAGCAGTCCGTTGCGTTACGCCTGATGTCATTCATTTCAATGGGGACCGTCCACAACGGAATGGTATCGCAGCGCCCCCTTGCGGTTGAAGGCTCAGTTGCAAAACAACTGAGCCAGAGTCCGTCAATATAACAGGAAGTTACCAAACCACAGAGCAAGAAAATAATATGTGGTTTTCGGCAATGGCCGTATGGGACAATTACGCATTCCTATAAGTGAGTACTATTTTAGTAGCCTAATGTTAAATAATACACATTGGCTGTTAAGCCAATTATATTTTCACTGTTGCCTCCCGTTATATTTTATTGTGATGGTAATGACACTTTTTTTTAATGATAACTATTGGGTGGAGGTCACTAGCTACAGTATCTTCAACCTATCCTACATTTTAGCTATCTAGATAGCTAGTTGCTCTGTAAACTAGCTTGACTTGAGGAAAGTTGAGGAAAAAGTAACTAAACgaaacatgttttattatcacCTGAAACAATG containing:
- the LOC139531828 gene encoding V-set and transmembrane domain-containing protein 2A-like — encoded protein: MMWTSHDSIGFVFLSSLCIQFGFSFEGQFTDIPSNLTVKEGQNIEMACAFQSGTASVYLEIQWWFIRAPEEPSNSEEEDDDEEMEMIPEPDPDDEGTKISTVKVQGNDISHKLQISRVGKSDEGLYECRVTNANYGELLEYKVQAYLKVNSTRPRIRPVKKTSPLSHLTADKKPRKTGSTAAQDGMSADQRVRSTSSSQTSSAKTVKHSSGTRIATSYGLAILILGVGFMRDTLL